The Hymenobacter sp. GOD-10R genome includes a window with the following:
- a CDS encoding TlpA disulfide reductase family protein, producing the protein MRVTYQIGLVVLVLMASALSSLAQRRQAFVINRSAPTEEPILFYYTDILAHHKEKSVRPGDTLRLVFDEHSFNQITVQIAHRSDRVTEPKPSLLIWPGDAVAIQYEKATNTCSFSGKYAAELKFYEQLWRNPISLDPWYESHLGNLPPTLPELMCWWQDERQRTDGLLAELRATPGVRPMVVQALTRELRLQTLGFLLRGNSYQELYYPTSPGVPSSLRKYKVPGAVKTFPAAYQDSVLAQFRRLRYVQSLPLAVSQSRAGIALAFVHYLALTQGKPATFGAQYALIKRQYTGNQKEWAAFWLLTYAKSINRPQPHLLKDYRTWMMPESRFVRRLTNQDKQTLIMPDQQFARTDTLISTNGQKITLAQLLTEHRGKVIYLDFWASWCAPCIMEMPASAALRQYYHDKEVVFLYLSIDDDHQDWQRATAQYLPKTAPHYRFTSQKSAQFLKRFAVSSIPRYILLDKYGIMRYAEAPRPDDPDLKTYVTTYLGR; encoded by the coding sequence ATGCGCGTTACCTACCAAATCGGGCTCGTTGTGCTGGTGTTGATGGCTTCAGCGCTCAGCAGCCTAGCCCAGCGCCGACAAGCCTTTGTCATCAATCGGAGCGCCCCTACGGAAGAGCCAATCCTGTTCTACTACACGGATATTCTGGCCCACCACAAAGAGAAATCTGTGAGGCCCGGCGACACGCTCCGTCTCGTTTTCGACGAACACTCCTTCAACCAAATAACCGTCCAGATTGCGCATCGTAGCGACCGAGTGACCGAGCCCAAGCCGTCTTTGCTCATTTGGCCCGGCGACGCGGTAGCTATTCAGTACGAAAAAGCCACAAACACCTGCTCCTTTTCCGGCAAGTACGCGGCCGAGTTGAAGTTTTACGAGCAACTCTGGCGCAACCCCATCAGCCTCGATCCGTGGTATGAATCGCACCTAGGAAACCTACCGCCAACCCTGCCCGAGCTGATGTGCTGGTGGCAGGATGAGCGGCAACGCACCGACGGCTTATTGGCCGAATTGCGTGCCACGCCCGGCGTGCGCCCGATGGTGGTGCAGGCGCTTACCCGCGAGCTACGCCTGCAAACCTTGGGTTTCTTGCTGCGGGGCAACAGCTACCAGGAACTGTATTACCCCACCTCACCCGGCGTACCTAGCTCGCTGCGAAAGTACAAGGTGCCGGGCGCGGTCAAGACGTTCCCAGCCGCATACCAAGATTCTGTATTGGCCCAATTCCGGCGGCTGCGCTACGTGCAGTCGTTGCCGCTGGCGGTGTCTCAAAGCAGAGCGGGCATCGCCTTAGCGTTTGTGCACTACCTAGCTTTAACCCAAGGCAAACCCGCCACGTTCGGTGCGCAGTACGCTTTGATCAAACGCCAATATACAGGCAATCAGAAAGAATGGGCGGCTTTCTGGTTATTAACTTACGCCAAGAGCATCAACCGGCCTCAGCCCCACCTGCTCAAAGACTACCGCACCTGGATGATGCCGGAGAGCCGCTTTGTGCGCCGCCTCACCAATCAGGACAAGCAAACCCTGATCATGCCCGACCAGCAATTTGCCCGCACCGACACGCTCATCAGTACCAACGGCCAGAAGATTACCCTGGCTCAGCTGCTAACCGAGCACCGCGGCAAGGTTATCTACCTCGACTTCTGGGCGAGTTGGTGCGCGCCCTGCATCATGGAAATGCCTGCTTCGGCGGCGCTCCGCCAATACTACCACGACAAGGAAGTGGTCTTCCTCTACCTGTCTATTGACGATGACCACCAGGATTGGCAGCGCGCAACGGCGCAGTACCTGCCTAAAACGGCGCCGCACTACCGCTTCACCAGCCAAAAGTCCGCGCAGTTTCTGAAGCGCTTTGCCGTGAGTAGCATTCCGCGCTATATCCTGCTGGATAAGTATGGCATCATGCGCTACGCCGAGGCGCCGCGCCCCGACGACCCCGACCTCAAAACGTACGTGACGACCTACCTAGGTCGGTAG
- a CDS encoding TlpA disulfide reductase family protein, with protein MLATMYRCVAVGLGLFLFSHFSQAQTPIGIPLKKQVDRSSRGYNDTFTGLIDSVLPRDRAPRAIKRGIVKSFAYLNFAGKREELQFVVGQNRRGDQIGIVADVNRNADFRDDPLLWFKNDSSKAVKPRQYCRVMVPSPRGPIPFFITPSPYPGAGRYNIRLEQKYYLMIGLGELMAGRLPMGGPTDSIRVINAGVALVYTNRDNRLSFMLPGSTEPDRRYNLGDVFTLHDSSYVATRITPLGDSLYVLPLTAKTRQYYGVAEGSRLPINVLRDLNDKPVELAASPRRVLLDFWGTWCAPCRELTPDLQALHQANQKSLRLVSIALDDKEPVAKYLQEHAMPWEQVAISRAQTSNTLIDQLRVEAYPTFILVENGLIVYRGTGKPGLQAIQQYLTDHPAR; from the coding sequence ATGCTTGCTACTATGTACCGCTGCGTAGCCGTTGGGCTAGGGTTGTTTCTATTCAGTCACTTCAGCCAGGCTCAAACGCCTATCGGCATACCCCTGAAAAAGCAGGTGGATCGAAGCTCAAGAGGATATAATGACACCTTCACTGGCCTAATTGACTCTGTGCTGCCCCGTGACCGTGCGCCGCGCGCTATTAAGCGAGGCATTGTGAAGAGTTTTGCCTACCTAAACTTCGCTGGTAAACGAGAAGAGCTACAATTTGTCGTCGGCCAAAACCGGCGCGGCGACCAAATTGGCATCGTGGCCGATGTGAACCGCAACGCCGACTTTCGCGACGACCCGCTGCTGTGGTTCAAGAATGACAGCAGTAAAGCCGTGAAGCCCCGCCAGTATTGTCGGGTGATGGTGCCGTCGCCTCGGGGCCCCATACCGTTTTTTATTACCCCTAGCCCTTACCCTGGTGCTGGCCGTTATAACATCCGTCTCGAACAAAAGTACTATCTGATGATAGGGCTAGGTGAGTTGATGGCTGGCCGATTGCCCATGGGAGGGCCGACCGACTCCATTCGCGTCATCAATGCTGGGGTTGCGCTAGTTTACACAAACAGAGATAACAGGCTCTCTTTTATGCTGCCCGGCTCGACCGAACCCGACCGGCGCTATAACCTAGGGGACGTCTTTACGCTCCACGATAGTAGCTACGTAGCAACCCGCATCACGCCGCTGGGCGACAGTCTGTACGTGCTGCCCCTGACGGCCAAAACGCGCCAGTACTACGGCGTAGCGGAAGGCTCGCGGCTGCCAATCAACGTACTACGTGACCTGAACGACAAGCCCGTGGAGCTAGCCGCCTCGCCCCGGCGGGTGCTACTCGACTTCTGGGGTACGTGGTGTGCCCCTTGTCGTGAGTTGACGCCCGACTTACAAGCCTTGCACCAAGCCAACCAGAAATCATTGCGCTTGGTGAGCATCGCCTTAGACGATAAAGAGCCGGTGGCAAAATATCTGCAAGAGCATGCAATGCCTTGGGAGCAGGTTGCCATCTCGCGAGCCCAAACCAGCAATACCCTCATTGATCAGCTTCGGGTGGAGGCTTACCCGACGTTTATTCTAGTAGAGAATGGCTTGATCGTGTATCGCGGCACCGGCAAGCCTGGCTTGCAGGCCATTCAGCAATACCTCACGGATCACCCGGCCCGATAA